One region of Sulfuriroseicoccus oceanibius genomic DNA includes:
- a CDS encoding ATP-binding cassette domain-containing protein → MLELRNLSFTIEKDGDLIDLVHDICLNLPRGHFTAIVGPSGCGKTTLLKTIAGLNIESAGEIHWMGRNSFEHGDLMPNEFGYVPQFSIAYDQLTVEESIECASRLRVRAWGRDARDEIIDRALEQTGMTDIADRRVSVLSGGQKRRLGLAMELVANPPLLLADEVTSGLDPRSEDEIVHRLADLAHEQNRTVISVTHSLANLQLYDSIIVLYAGCLAYHGPPSAMPHYFSVDHAEDVYPALAKREPAQWHASWKKHRRFYYDKLDLPLPLSPALDTDHLEASGEQTDTAPLLEEGDDTTALEATDQKPTATDEGAEKPDTQELAQEKQESAPSEESDTEAALSDTQALTCLDEAPESDEESEKIAKLPGILAQFLLVLTRRFKIFFRDRTTLILHAAILIGFPLLVALFTIEGVEPIKKYGESTAATGFEQMQAEIEVRESSLQSGSFVSGLIMFQVVLLSLMGANNSAREVAGERDIFEKEKLGGLRPFSYLASKLVFLTLLVVAQSTWMGVFVEYFWPIPGNFLSHLLMLLMVNGAMTAVCLGISSMMKSADQANLLSIYLVGFQLPLSGAILALPGFLEPLVRPFISAYWSWSGSVMSLNDGYRQAVQTVSETELSPHTLCLIFLGIHIAAGLTMGILGLRKNLWQH, encoded by the coding sequence ATGCTCGAGCTCCGCAACCTTTCGTTCACCATCGAAAAAGATGGCGACCTCATCGATCTCGTCCACGACATCTGCCTCAACCTGCCACGCGGGCACTTCACCGCCATCGTCGGTCCCTCAGGCTGCGGCAAGACGACGCTGCTCAAGACAATCGCCGGACTCAACATTGAATCAGCAGGCGAAATCCACTGGATGGGCCGCAATTCGTTCGAGCACGGCGACCTGATGCCCAACGAGTTCGGCTATGTTCCCCAGTTCTCGATCGCCTACGACCAGCTGACCGTGGAAGAAAGCATCGAATGCGCCAGCCGCCTGCGCGTTCGGGCGTGGGGACGCGATGCACGCGACGAGATCATCGACCGAGCTCTCGAACAAACCGGCATGACCGACATCGCGGACCGCCGTGTCTCGGTGCTTTCCGGCGGCCAAAAGCGCAGACTGGGACTGGCGATGGAGTTGGTCGCCAACCCGCCATTGCTTCTCGCGGACGAAGTCACCTCGGGGCTCGACCCTCGCTCCGAGGACGAAATTGTCCACCGGCTCGCCGATCTGGCCCACGAGCAAAACCGTACGGTCATTAGCGTGACCCACAGCCTGGCCAACCTGCAGCTCTACGATTCCATCATCGTGCTTTACGCCGGATGCCTGGCCTACCACGGCCCACCATCGGCGATGCCCCATTACTTCAGCGTCGATCACGCGGAAGACGTCTACCCCGCGCTGGCCAAACGCGAGCCGGCCCAATGGCACGCATCGTGGAAAAAGCACCGACGGTTCTACTACGACAAACTCGACCTGCCGCTGCCGTTGTCCCCTGCGCTCGACACCGATCACCTCGAAGCCAGCGGCGAACAGACCGATACAGCCCCCCTTCTCGAAGAAGGCGACGACACCACCGCGCTTGAGGCCACTGACCAAAAGCCAACAGCCACAGACGAAGGTGCCGAGAAACCCGACACTCAAGAACTCGCGCAGGAAAAGCAGGAATCCGCCCCGTCCGAAGAATCCGACACCGAGGCAGCCTTGTCCGACACCCAAGCTCTGACCTGCTTGGATGAAGCCCCCGAAAGCGACGAAGAGTCGGAGAAGATTGCCAAACTGCCCGGCATTCTCGCCCAGTTCCTGCTGGTTCTGACGCGGCGCTTCAAGATCTTCTTCCGCGACCGCACGACACTCATCCTGCACGCGGCGATCCTCATCGGCTTCCCGTTGCTGGTAGCGCTCTTCACGATTGAGGGCGTCGAGCCGATCAAGAAGTACGGCGAGTCCACCGCGGCCACTGGATTTGAGCAAATGCAGGCCGAAATCGAGGTGCGCGAAAGCAGCCTCCAATCCGGCAGCTTTGTCTCAGGCTTGATCATGTTCCAAGTCGTGCTGCTCAGTCTGATGGGGGCCAACAACTCCGCCCGCGAAGTAGCCGGAGAACGGGACATTTTCGAAAAAGAAAAGCTCGGCGGGCTGCGTCCATTCAGCTATCTCGCATCAAAGCTCGTCTTCCTCACACTGCTTGTCGTCGCGCAGTCGACCTGGATGGGAGTATTTGTAGAATACTTTTGGCCGATTCCGGGCAACTTCTTGTCGCACTTGTTGATGTTGCTAATGGTCAATGGCGCGATGACCGCCGTCTGCCTGGGCATTTCATCGATGATGAAGTCCGCGGACCAGGCCAACCTGCTGAGCATCTACCTGGTGGGCTTCCAGTTGCCGCTCTCGGGCGCCATCCTTGCCCTGCCGGGCTTCCTTGAGCCTCTGGTGCGTCCGTTCATTTCCGCCTACTGGAGCTGGTCGGGATCCGTGATGTCCCTCAATGACGGCTACCGTCAGGCAGTGCAAACCGTGTCGGAGACCGAGCTCTCGCCGCACACATTGTGCCTCATTTTCCTTGGCATCCACATTGCCGCCGGTTTGACCATGGGGATTTTGGGGTTGCGTAAGAACCTGTGGCAGCATTAA
- a CDS encoding zinc-ribbon domain containing protein, with protein sequence MASARKKREKAERREEKRRREVEGLLREGKLLPVDDRKVVSRSVLPRIPEYYRDVEFVCRDCGKDEVWTARRQKVYYEELGGEIEGRPVRCALCRKLERERKAEVTRSMREGMRQMRGEAGGDGVGGTL encoded by the coding sequence ATGGCGAGTGCACGTAAGAAGCGGGAGAAGGCCGAGCGTAGGGAGGAGAAGCGTCGGCGTGAGGTAGAGGGGCTGTTGCGCGAGGGGAAATTACTTCCTGTGGATGATCGCAAGGTGGTGTCCCGCAGTGTGCTGCCGCGGATCCCCGAGTATTATCGGGACGTGGAGTTTGTGTGTCGCGATTGTGGCAAAGACGAGGTGTGGACGGCCCGGCGTCAGAAAGTCTATTACGAGGAGCTGGGCGGGGAGATCGAAGGACGGCCGGTTCGATGTGCGCTGTGTCGGAAGCTAGAACGTGAGCGCAAGGCGGAAGTCACCCGGTCTATGCGCGAGGGGATGCGGCAAATGAGGGGCGAAGCGGGCGGCGATGGCGTTGGCGGGACGCTGTGA
- a CDS encoding PPC domain-containing DNA-binding protein: MNTSPLHALRLNPGDDLYKALDSFTRERNIAAAAILTCVGSLQRTSIRLAGRKTGTCFEQKMEILALSGTLSNDGCHAHITMADGDGKTIGGHLLNESLVHTTAEIVIIEVAGTRFRRQLDESTGFRELIIDPAD, encoded by the coding sequence ATGAACACGTCACCACTGCACGCTCTCAGACTCAACCCAGGCGACGACCTCTACAAAGCTCTCGATTCGTTCACCCGCGAACGCAATATCGCCGCCGCTGCCATCCTCACCTGCGTCGGCTCACTCCAACGCACCAGCATCCGCCTCGCAGGACGCAAAACCGGCACCTGCTTTGAGCAAAAGATGGAGATCCTCGCCCTCTCCGGCACACTCTCCAACGACGGCTGCCACGCACACATCACCATGGCCGACGGCGACGGCAAAACCATCGGCGGCCACCTGCTCAACGAATCACTCGTTCACACCACCGCCGAGATCGTCATCATCGAAGTCGCCGGAACAAGGTTCCGCCGCCAACTCGACGAATCAACCGGCTTCCGCGAACTGATTATCGACCCTGCTGACTAA
- a CDS encoding S10 family peptidase yields MLRSLLILGFSLCLSPFATAQEADSARPADAPTRPAEKDSAKIDEITPVAAEIEQRATSQNTIQLAAGSPPLSYTVESAMMPMTDDTGKELARIFHTYYHAKTEDNAARPLVFCFNGGPGASSVWLHLGGIGPFRANTPDLGTGTSAAPFELVANPHTLLRTADLVFVDPVSTGFSRGTDKKSAAGFHGFRQDISGNAAFIRRFIAHHKLWNRPIFLLGESYGVIRVSALAGKLSNEYGLRTNGLILVSGLLDFQTLRSTATNDLPYATFLPTYARTAIYHGVLKPENPETLVEQARRFAESEYVQALHAGRSIDPATRQHITAELARFTGLPVDWIDRADLRIDPSVFRGLLLREKRQQIGRFDGRVTAPSPDPISPYASGDPSFDVLSDAYSTLIHQYLTVTLGFEPNDHQHYRTLTSKVHPWSYAPYENRFTEVIDSLNSTLQTNPKMRIFVAAGNYDLATPYEGIEHSLRRLRAPNDSTITHALYEGGHMMYSNPQALEKLGKSLRKFVTESLAQP; encoded by the coding sequence ATGCTCCGATCTCTCCTCATCCTGGGTTTCTCACTCTGTCTTTCCCCATTTGCCACGGCACAAGAAGCGGATTCTGCTCGTCCTGCCGATGCCCCCACCCGCCCTGCGGAAAAGGACTCTGCCAAAATTGACGAAATCACTCCAGTTGCCGCAGAAATCGAACAACGAGCCACATCCCAGAACACCATCCAACTCGCAGCCGGCTCGCCACCACTCAGCTACACGGTCGAGTCTGCGATGATGCCCATGACCGACGACACCGGAAAGGAGCTCGCACGTATCTTCCACACCTACTACCACGCCAAGACAGAGGACAACGCCGCCCGTCCACTCGTCTTTTGCTTCAATGGCGGCCCCGGCGCGTCATCAGTCTGGCTCCACCTCGGAGGCATCGGCCCATTCCGAGCCAACACACCCGACCTCGGCACCGGCACGTCCGCTGCGCCATTTGAACTAGTCGCCAACCCACACACCCTCCTGCGCACCGCCGACCTCGTCTTCGTCGACCCAGTCTCCACCGGCTTCAGCCGTGGAACCGACAAAAAATCCGCTGCAGGTTTCCACGGGTTTAGACAAGACATCTCGGGCAACGCCGCCTTCATCCGCCGCTTCATCGCCCACCACAAACTCTGGAACCGCCCCATCTTCCTCCTCGGCGAAAGCTACGGCGTCATCCGCGTCAGCGCTCTGGCCGGAAAACTCAGCAATGAGTACGGCCTGCGTACCAACGGACTGATCCTGGTTTCCGGCCTGCTCGACTTCCAAACGCTGCGCTCCACTGCTACCAACGACCTGCCATACGCCACCTTCCTCCCCACCTACGCCCGCACTGCCATCTACCACGGTGTGCTCAAACCTGAAAACCCGGAAACCCTCGTCGAACAGGCCCGCCGATTCGCCGAATCCGAGTACGTTCAGGCGCTGCATGCCGGACGATCCATCGATCCAGCCACCCGCCAACACATCACTGCCGAACTAGCTCGCTTCACCGGTCTCCCTGTCGACTGGATCGATCGCGCCGACCTGCGCATCGATCCATCGGTCTTCCGCGGCCTTCTTCTCCGCGAAAAGCGCCAGCAGATCGGCCGCTTCGACGGCAGGGTCACCGCACCGTCACCGGATCCGATCAGCCCCTACGCCTCCGGCGACCCCTCGTTCGATGTGCTCAGCGACGCCTACTCCACACTCATCCACCAGTACCTCACCGTCACCCTCGGCTTCGAGCCGAATGACCACCAGCACTACCGCACGCTCACCTCAAAAGTTCACCCGTGGAGCTACGCCCCCTACGAAAACCGCTTCACCGAGGTGATCGACTCACTCAACTCGACCCTCCAGACCAACCCGAAAATGCGCATCTTCGTCGCCGCCGGCAATTATGACCTCGCCACCCCATACGAAGGCATCGAACACTCACTGCGTCGGCTCCGCGCCCCGAACGACTCAACCATCACCCACGCCCTCTACGAAGGCGGACACATGATGTACTCCAACCCACAAGCGTTGGAAAAACTCGGCAAATCGTTGCGCAAATTCGTCACCGAATCCCTCGCCCAGCCGTAA
- a CDS encoding YlbF family regulator: MNTTTDSPAIISKIKELCRELVNDDAVQKHSSQIDAFLGNDEAKAAYEEVSALGGQLQALQQSGQELKEEEIKSFEEKREALFQNEVVTAFLESQKALQDIHATVGTWVGKTLELGEVPSEADIAEAQGGGCCGGNDGGGCGCA; the protein is encoded by the coding sequence ATGAATACAACGACGGATTCCCCCGCTATCATCTCGAAAATCAAAGAGCTTTGCCGTGAGCTGGTCAACGACGACGCCGTGCAGAAGCACAGCTCGCAGATCGACGCGTTCCTCGGTAACGACGAAGCCAAGGCTGCTTACGAAGAAGTGAGCGCACTCGGTGGTCAGCTTCAGGCGCTTCAGCAGAGCGGTCAGGAGCTCAAGGAAGAAGAGATCAAGTCCTTCGAGGAGAAGCGCGAGGCGTTGTTCCAGAACGAGGTCGTGACCGCGTTCCTTGAGAGCCAGAAGGCATTGCAGGACATCCACGCTACCGTTGGCACCTGGGTTGGCAAGACCCTCGAGCTCGGTGAAGTTCCATCCGAAGCTGACATCGCTGAAGCACAGGGCGGTGGTTGCTGCGGTGGCAACGACGGTGGTGGCTGCGGCTGCGCCTAA
- a CDS encoding TetR/AcrR family transcriptional regulator — protein MSPTAPSESPDARNRILQVAEEAFAAHGFDRPSLRDITSKAKVNLASVSYYFGSRDGLVDAVILRAIRRWNERRVELLEDAEKAAEKEQRKLTLHEIVAALVDPLLETGNDREPSTEFLGSVLSRSFGSGDRDFPAEMRPAYDEVSERFAKALGETVPHLAEREIFWRVFFGIGGLFRIFSHGQLFTDAFGDRSGGMEKDLVRRQLIAFIVGGMQAPSVEAQD, from the coding sequence ATGAGCCCGACCGCCCCATCTGAAAGCCCTGATGCACGTAACCGCATTCTGCAAGTTGCCGAGGAAGCCTTTGCCGCTCACGGATTCGACCGTCCGTCGCTGCGTGACATCACTTCGAAGGCGAAGGTGAATCTGGCATCGGTGAGTTATTACTTTGGTTCGCGCGATGGTTTGGTGGACGCGGTGATTCTGCGTGCGATCCGCCGCTGGAACGAGCGCCGGGTGGAGTTGTTGGAAGACGCTGAAAAGGCAGCCGAGAAGGAGCAGCGCAAATTGACGTTGCACGAGATTGTTGCGGCGTTGGTTGATCCGTTGTTGGAGACTGGTAATGATCGGGAGCCGAGTACGGAGTTTCTGGGGAGTGTGTTGAGTCGTTCGTTTGGTAGTGGGGACCGGGATTTTCCGGCTGAGATGCGTCCGGCGTACGACGAAGTGTCCGAGCGGTTTGCCAAGGCGCTGGGTGAGACGGTGCCGCATCTGGCGGAGCGCGAGATTTTCTGGCGTGTGTTTTTTGGCATTGGCGGTTTGTTTCGAATTTTCTCTCACGGTCAGTTGTTCACCGATGCGTTCGGTGATCGCAGTGGTGGGATGGAGAAAGATCTGGTACGCAGGCAGTTGATCGCGTTCATTGTCGGGGGGATGCAGGCCCCAAGCGTTGAAGCTCAAGATTGA